GCCCTTTCCACCATCACGACGAGCTTCGACGGCGTCGCGACGACGGCCGCGCCGATCGAGGTACGCGGGGAGACCGGCACGCTCGCCGTACCCGACCCGAACCATTTCGACGGCGAGGTGCGTCTCTTCGCGCTCGGCGGCACCGAATGGCGCGTTCTCGAACCGAGAGCGGGCTACGCCGGCGGCTCCCGAGGTATCGGTCTGGTCGACCTTGTCGGAGCGACCCCTCAGCGTCCGCCGCGTGCCGGCGGTGACTTCGCGCTGCACGTCCTCGAAACGATGACCGCCCTCCTCGGGTCGGCCGTCGAAGGGCGACGGATCGAGCTGACGACGGTGGCGGAGCGGCCCGCGCTGGTCCCGCTCACCCCGCTCGAGGAGTGGAAGGCACACCACGCATACGGACACTGACCTCGGCTGGAGAGCTGACAGCGGTGTGTCCGGTGCCGAGGCCCGACGGCCCGGTCTTTCGCTCACCGCACAGTCAGGTCTGCTTGTCGTCAGAGCGCGCCGACGCATGGTTATGCATATGGCGACAACGATCAGATCGTCCCATTCAAGGATTTGCTCTTCCTGTCGCTCCCGCCTTAGTGCGCGTTCAGCAGGCGGCATGCGCCCGAGGAATCTCTTCCCACGTCCGGCCACCCCGGGCCGGCCGTATCAGGAGCCGCACCAACGGTCGGCGAGCCTCCCCGTCAGATCGTCGCACTGTCAGGTCGGGGATAGGCAGAACGCCGATAACCGCCACGATCTGCCGCAGGCTGGTGATGAGCGATCGGACGGCGCTTCGTGACGTCGAGGGAAGAGAGACCAATATGATCTTGAGGAAACATGCAATCGGTGGTCAAGGGCTGGTGGCCTCGGTCGAGGGACTCGGCACCATGGGCATGACAGCGATGTACGGCACGCCGGACGACGCCGAGTCCGCCGCCACCGTTCACCGCGCACTCGAACTGGGCGTGAACCTGTTCGACACCGCCGACATGTACGGCCCGCTCACCGGCGAGGAACTACTTGGCCGGGCGCTGAGAGGGCGTCGCGATCAGGCGGTCATCGCGACCAAGTTCGGCGGTGTGACGTTCGATGATGCCGGCGGCATCATCGGCGGCACGAACGGGCAGCCTGACTACGTGCGCAAGTCGCTCGACGGATCGTTGCGGCGGCTCGGCACCGACTACATCGACCTGTACTTCCAGCACCGGGTCGATCCGAACGTACCGGTCGAGGAGACCTTTGGTGCGCTTGGCGAACTCGTCGCCGAGGGCAAGATCCGCTACCTCGGGATCAGCGAGGCGTCGCCGGAGAGCATCCGCGCCGCGTACGCCGCCGCGCCGCTGTCGGCGGTGCAGACCGAGTACTCGCTGTTCACTCGCAACGTTGAGACCAACGGTGTGCTCGACACGGTGCGCGAACTGGGTATCGGGTTCGTGGCGTACGCGCCGTTGGGTCGTGGCTTCCTCACCGGCTCAGTTCGCACCCTCGAAGACCTGCCCGAGAACGACTGGCGTCGTACCTGGCCCCGATTCGCCGAGGAGAACCTGAGGCAGAATCTGCTCCTGGTGGACCGGATCCGTGCCATCGCGGAACAGGCGGGTGTCACTCCCGGCCAGCTCGCGTTGGCCTGGGTATTGGCGCAAGGTGACCACATCACCGCGATTCCGGGCACCAAGCGTCGTAGGTATCTGGAGGAGAACGTCGCTGCGGCGCAACTCAAGTTTGATGCCGGCGTGTTCGAGGAACTCAGCGCAGCCGCTCCGATCGGTGCCGCCGCCGGCGCGCGGTACACCGGACCGGCAATGGCCGCCATCCAGGAGTAGCTTGGAGATCGACGGGATCTTACGGCGCCACCAGCACCGCTGGTGGCGCCGCGATCCGGAAAGGGCAGTTCGTGGCACGAACCGAACTCGGCGACTTCCTCCGGGCTCGCCGACAGGCACTCCGCCCGGCCGACGTCGGGCTCCCAGCACGCGGGCGGCGCCGCACCCCTGGCCTACGCCGCGAGGAAGTCGCACTCCTGGCGAACCTGTCCGTCGACTACTACGAACGACTTGAGCAGTCGCGCAACACCAACCCCTCGGAGGCCCTACTCGGCAGCCTCGCCCGGGCGCTGCGACTCTCCATCGACGAACGCGACTACCTCTACCGCCTCGCCGGACATCCGGCGCCGACGACCGCCACCGTCAGCGGGTACGTCGACCCCGCGATGATGTTCCTACTCGACGCACATACCACCGTGCCCGCACACGTCATCGACGACCGCACCACCATCCTGGCCCAGAACACCCTCAGCCGCGCGCTGCTGGGCTCTTGGACCGACGGCGATGCCCGGCACTCGAACGTGACCTGGCGCTGGTTCACCCACCCCGAATCCCGCACGCTCAACGTGCCGGAGGAACACGAGGCGATTGGCCGCGGATACGTTGCCGACCTACGCGCAGCAGCCGCCCGCCGCGGCCACGACCCCGTCTCCGACCAACTGATCGCCGATCTCACCATGGCCAGCACCGAGTTCGCCGCTGCCGTGGGACGACGACACGTGGACCGTTCGTCCGGGTTCGCGTTGTTCGACGCGTTCGCCTCGGCGGAGAAGACGTTGCACGCGGAACCCGGGCGACCACCGCAGCGTCCGGCGGGTCGGGGCGGACGACACGTTCCTGTCCGGTCACCTCGGCCGGGCCTGACCGGT
The Micromonospora pisi DNA segment above includes these coding regions:
- a CDS encoding aldo/keto reductase yields the protein MILRKHAIGGQGLVASVEGLGTMGMTAMYGTPDDAESAATVHRALELGVNLFDTADMYGPLTGEELLGRALRGRRDQAVIATKFGGVTFDDAGGIIGGTNGQPDYVRKSLDGSLRRLGTDYIDLYFQHRVDPNVPVEETFGALGELVAEGKIRYLGISEASPESIRAAYAAAPLSAVQTEYSLFTRNVETNGVLDTVRELGIGFVAYAPLGRGFLTGSVRTLEDLPENDWRRTWPRFAEENLRQNLLLVDRIRAIAEQAGVTPGQLALAWVLAQGDHITAIPGTKRRRYLEENVAAAQLKFDAGVFEELSAAAPIGAAAGARYTGPAMAAIQE
- a CDS encoding helix-turn-helix domain-containing protein; translation: MARTELGDFLRARRQALRPADVGLPARGRRRTPGLRREEVALLANLSVDYYERLEQSRNTNPSEALLGSLARALRLSIDERDYLYRLAGHPAPTTATVSGYVDPAMMFLLDAHTTVPAHVIDDRTTILAQNTLSRALLGSWTDGDARHSNVTWRWFTHPESRTLNVPEEHEAIGRGYVADLRAAAARRGHDPVSDQLIADLTMASTEFAAAVGRRHVDRSSGFALFDAFASAEKTLHAEPGRPPQRPAGRGGRHVPVRSPRPGLTGTGVRARSWAPVPAISADSWRRMTPDAAFVAYVDEPFSSWRRWSR